Proteins encoded in a region of the Halostella limicola genome:
- a CDS encoding complex I NDUFA9 subunit family protein: protein MRILVTGGTGFIGEKLCRELDERGHDVTALARDPDEATLPSSVERARGDVTVYDSVEASFDGQDAVVNLVALSPLFKPRGGATHEDVHLGGTENVVRAAEEHDVPRVVQMSALGADPGGSTAYIRTKGRAEEVVRDSDLDWTLVRPSVVFGEGGEFVSFTKKLTPPYLAPLPGGGKTRFQPIWVGDLVPMLADCVEDDDHVGETYEIGGPEVLTLAQVAKLARRAEGQSVTILPVPMALAGVGLKVAGSIPGFPMGADQYRSLKFDNTTADNDIDAFGRSPDDLTTLSEYLDIGR from the coding sequence ATGAGGATTCTTGTCACCGGCGGCACGGGGTTCATCGGCGAGAAACTCTGCCGGGAACTGGACGAGCGCGGACACGACGTGACCGCGCTCGCCCGGGACCCGGACGAGGCGACCCTCCCGTCGTCGGTCGAGCGGGCGAGGGGCGACGTCACCGTCTACGACTCCGTGGAGGCGTCGTTCGACGGGCAGGACGCCGTCGTCAACCTCGTCGCGCTGTCCCCGCTTTTCAAGCCCCGCGGCGGCGCGACCCACGAGGACGTCCACCTCGGCGGGACCGAAAACGTCGTGCGAGCGGCCGAGGAACACGACGTCCCCCGCGTCGTTCAGATGAGCGCGCTCGGGGCCGACCCCGGCGGGTCGACGGCCTACATCCGCACCAAGGGGCGCGCCGAGGAGGTCGTCCGCGACTCCGACCTGGACTGGACGCTCGTCCGGCCGTCGGTCGTGTTCGGCGAGGGCGGCGAGTTCGTCTCCTTCACCAAGAAGCTCACGCCGCCGTATCTCGCGCCGCTGCCCGGCGGTGGCAAGACCCGGTTCCAGCCGATCTGGGTCGGCGACCTCGTCCCGATGCTCGCGGACTGCGTGGAGGACGACGACCACGTCGGCGAGACCTACGAGATCGGCGGTCCGGAGGTGCTCACGCTCGCGCAGGTCGCCAAACTGGCCCGCCGCGCCGAGGGGCAGTCCGTGACGATCCTCCCCGTCCCGATGGCGCTCGCGGGGGTCGGCCTCAAGGTCGCCGGGTCGATCCCCGGGTTCCCCATGGGCGCTGACCAGTACCGGTCGCTGAAGTTCGACAACACGACAGCCGACAACGACATCGACGCCTTCGGCCGGTCGCCGGACGACCTGACGACGCTGTCCGAGTACCTCGATATCGGCCGGTAA
- a CDS encoding Lrp/AsnC family transcriptional regulator, whose amino-acid sequence MVTAYIMVKANTGEADRLQDDIESIEGVQSAHIVAGDVDLIAKVSVDSPAEVKGIAATEIQATEGVEDTQTYIAMD is encoded by the coding sequence ATGGTCACAGCGTACATCATGGTCAAAGCGAACACGGGCGAGGCGGACCGTCTGCAAGACGACATCGAGAGCATCGAGGGTGTCCAATCGGCCCACATCGTCGCCGGGGACGTGGACCTGATCGCCAAGGTTAGCGTCGACTCCCCCGCCGAGGTGAAGGGGATCGCCGCGACGGAGATCCAGGCGACGGAGGGGGTCGAGGACACCCAGACCTACATCGCGATGGACTGA
- the pdhA gene encoding pyruvate dehydrogenase (acetyl-transferring) E1 component subunit alpha, producing the protein MHRVIGERDLDETPFSAETARALYRDMVRARRFDERALALQRRGWMSGYPPYEGQEASQVGAARVLRERDWLFPTYRSNGMQIARGVPMSDVLLFRRGHAEYHSDHDVPVFPQAVPIATQIPHAVGAGMAADYRGDDCAVLCYLGDGATSEGDFHEGMNFAGVFETPTVFLCENNNWAISLPRRKQTASDTIAQKAEAYGFDGVQVDGNDPLAVYQTVGAALERVRDGDPVLVESMTYRRGAHTTSDDPSRYRDVEEDLPEWRTRDPIERYEEYLREQGAIDEAFVAEVEDDAEAELDRAIETAEAVEDADPADVFDHVYADLPDGLRAQKEATLRRHGAGADAEGAGD; encoded by the coding sequence ATGCACCGAGTGATCGGCGAACGGGACCTCGACGAGACGCCGTTCTCGGCGGAGACGGCGCGGGCCCTGTACCGCGACATGGTGCGCGCGCGGCGCTTCGACGAGCGGGCGCTCGCCCTCCAGCGGCGCGGGTGGATGAGCGGCTACCCGCCGTACGAGGGCCAGGAGGCCTCGCAGGTCGGGGCCGCTCGCGTCCTGCGGGAGCGCGACTGGCTCTTCCCGACGTATCGGTCCAACGGGATGCAGATCGCCCGCGGGGTGCCGATGAGCGACGTGCTGCTGTTCCGGCGCGGCCACGCGGAGTACCACTCCGACCACGACGTCCCCGTCTTCCCGCAGGCGGTGCCGATCGCCACCCAGATTCCTCACGCCGTGGGCGCGGGGATGGCGGCCGACTACCGCGGCGACGACTGCGCCGTCCTCTGTTACCTCGGCGACGGCGCGACCAGCGAGGGCGACTTCCACGAGGGCATGAACTTCGCCGGCGTGTTCGAGACGCCGACGGTCTTCCTCTGTGAGAACAACAACTGGGCGATCAGCCTCCCGCGGCGGAAACAGACCGCGAGCGACACCATCGCCCAGAAGGCGGAGGCGTACGGCTTCGACGGCGTGCAGGTCGACGGCAACGACCCCCTCGCGGTGTACCAGACCGTCGGCGCGGCGCTCGAACGCGTCCGCGACGGCGACCCCGTGCTCGTCGAGAGCATGACGTACCGGCGGGGCGCGCACACGACGAGCGACGATCCGAGCCGGTACCGCGACGTCGAGGAGGACCTGCCCGAGTGGCGCACCCGGGACCCGATCGAGCGCTACGAGGAGTACCTCCGCGAGCAGGGAGCCATCGACGAAGCGTTCGTCGCCGAGGTGGAAGACGACGCGGAGGCGGAGCTAGACCGGGCGATCGAGACCGCGGAGGCGGTCGAAGACGCCGACCCCGCCGACGTGTTCGACCACGTGTACGCGGACCTCCCGGACGGGCTCCGGGCGCAGAAGGAAGCGACCCTGCGGCGACACGGCGCGGGGGCGGACGCAGAAGGGGCGGGGGATTAG
- a CDS encoding Lrp/AsnC ligand binding domain-containing protein translates to MVHAFIMVKTAAGKSEDLLAAIRELGRIHEAHIVAGDYDIITEVDAEEVYEVLHTASSEIQGLDGVADTKTYISMG, encoded by the coding sequence ATGGTTCACGCGTTCATCATGGTGAAGACCGCCGCCGGGAAGTCCGAGGACCTCCTCGCCGCCATCCGCGAGTTGGGCCGGATCCACGAGGCCCACATCGTCGCCGGCGACTACGACATCATCACGGAGGTCGACGCCGAGGAGGTGTACGAGGTCCTCCACACGGCGTCGTCCGAGATTCAGGGGTTGGACGGCGTCGCCGACACGAAGACCTACATCTCGATGGGCTAA
- a CDS encoding ABC transporter substrate-binding protein, translating to MTERDITGLSRRRYLEALGAAGVIGLAGCSGDGGAGGGGGGGNGNQLTMAQVKSPIEFDPIVLNDVPSDQVTSQVVQGLYTYNQEGTDIKPEIAAGEPQQNDDGTQWTVEIDENATFQNGDSVTAEDVKYSFEAPVKEETENAAELNMIENVEVVDERTARFNLKYPFGPFKQVLTWYVVPKSVREEDPEAFNQNPVGSGPFEFDDWQEGDFARITRWGDFWGDPQPNLEQVEFVPVEEPTTRVTSITTGENDVIEEIPPKLWDQVEGEDNVSIEETNAMGYFYLAFNCKEGPTTDPEVREAIDYTFSMDQAVENFVEPTGVRQYSPLPQRVAENWNMPLEEWQNIPNDKDIDQAKELLDGNDNVPDDWTARIIVPPDDKREQLGITVANGIEEAGYSANVQRLDWGAFLDQYVSGDPDDYNMYTLGWSAAIDPDDYTYYFFAEESHGVTDGTYYNEISDQIVEARRTTDRETRQQLYQEAITTMLQDRAHLPSYNLKNSFGVREYVNDFAAHPINSFSLVSDWNNVSIDQ from the coding sequence ATGACAGAACGAGATATTACGGGACTTAGCCGACGACGGTACCTCGAAGCCCTCGGTGCCGCAGGGGTAATCGGTCTCGCCGGTTGTTCCGGCGACGGCGGCGCCGGCGGTGGCGGCGGTGGCGGCAACGGCAATCAGCTGACGATGGCGCAGGTAAAATCGCCTATCGAGTTCGACCCGATCGTCCTCAACGACGTCCCCTCCGATCAGGTCACGAGCCAAGTGGTACAGGGGCTGTACACGTACAATCAGGAGGGGACGGACATCAAACCGGAGATCGCGGCCGGCGAGCCGCAGCAGAACGACGACGGGACGCAGTGGACGGTCGAGATCGACGAAAACGCGACGTTCCAGAACGGCGACTCGGTCACCGCCGAGGACGTGAAGTACTCCTTCGAAGCGCCCGTCAAGGAGGAGACGGAGAACGCGGCCGAGCTGAACATGATCGAGAACGTCGAGGTCGTCGATGAGCGGACGGCCCGGTTCAACCTCAAGTACCCGTTCGGCCCGTTCAAGCAGGTGCTCACGTGGTACGTCGTGCCGAAGAGCGTCCGCGAGGAGGACCCGGAGGCGTTCAACCAGAACCCGGTCGGGTCCGGCCCGTTCGAGTTCGACGACTGGCAGGAGGGCGACTTCGCGCGGATCACGCGCTGGGGCGACTTCTGGGGCGACCCGCAACCGAACCTCGAACAGGTGGAGTTCGTCCCCGTCGAGGAGCCGACGACGCGCGTGACGAGCATCACCACCGGCGAGAACGACGTCATCGAGGAGATACCGCCGAAGCTCTGGGATCAGGTCGAAGGCGAGGACAACGTCTCCATCGAGGAGACGAACGCGATGGGGTACTTCTACCTCGCGTTCAACTGTAAGGAGGGGCCCACGACGGATCCCGAGGTCCGCGAGGCGATCGACTACACCTTCTCGATGGACCAGGCGGTGGAGAACTTCGTTGAGCCGACCGGAGTGCGTCAGTACAGTCCCCTCCCCCAGCGCGTCGCGGAGAACTGGAACATGCCGCTGGAGGAGTGGCAGAACATCCCGAACGACAAGGACATCGACCAGGCCAAGGAGCTACTCGACGGGAACGACAACGTCCCCGACGACTGGACCGCGCGCATCATCGTCCCGCCGGACGACAAGCGCGAACAGCTCGGCATCACGGTCGCCAACGGCATCGAGGAGGCCGGCTATAGCGCCAACGTCCAGCGGCTGGACTGGGGGGCGTTCCTCGACCAGTACGTGAGCGGCGACCCCGACGACTACAACATGTACACGCTCGGGTGGTCGGCGGCGATCGACCCCGACGACTACACGTACTACTTCTTCGCCGAGGAGTCCCACGGCGTCACGGACGGGACGTACTACAACGAGATCAGCGACCAGATCGTCGAGGCCCGACGTACCACCGACCGGGAGACGCGCCAGCAGCTGTATCAGGAGGCGATAACCACGATGCTGCAGGACCGGGCGCACCTCCCGTCGTACAACCTGAAGAACAGCTTCGGCGTCAGGGAGTACGTCAACGACTTCGCAGCGCATCCGATCAACAGTTTCAGTCTGGTCAGTGACTGGAACAACGTCTCCATCGATCAGTGA
- a CDS encoding potassium channel family protein — protein MRFVIIGAGRVGLRTGRVLREEGHEVTLIERDATKAKRARNEDHEVIEGDGSREAILEQADIESADALGALTGDLNVNFAACMIGKHYGCRTVLRIDEDYREEIYRKYAEEVDEIVYPERLGAIGAKNALLGGDIRAIADIAQNLQVVELTVTEQAPTRGYTISELQLPADATVLAFGKEDEPLQIPSPDESLEAGDRLVVLADFDVLSDVRQILVGESGRAAAGGV, from the coding sequence ATGCGGTTCGTTATCATTGGAGCCGGACGGGTCGGTCTGCGAACAGGTCGCGTGTTGCGCGAGGAGGGCCACGAGGTGACGCTCATCGAGCGGGACGCGACGAAGGCGAAACGCGCCCGCAACGAGGACCACGAGGTGATCGAGGGCGACGGGTCCCGCGAGGCGATCCTCGAACAGGCGGACATCGAGTCGGCGGACGCGCTCGGCGCGCTCACCGGCGACCTCAACGTCAACTTCGCGGCCTGCATGATCGGCAAGCACTACGGCTGCCGGACGGTGCTTCGCATCGACGAGGACTACCGCGAGGAGATCTACCGCAAGTACGCCGAGGAGGTCGACGAGATCGTCTACCCCGAGCGCCTCGGCGCGATCGGCGCGAAGAACGCACTGCTCGGCGGCGACATCCGCGCCATCGCGGACATCGCCCAGAACCTCCAGGTGGTCGAACTCACCGTCACCGAGCAGGCGCCGACACGGGGGTACACGATCAGCGAACTCCAGCTCCCGGCCGACGCGACGGTCCTCGCGTTCGGCAAGGAAGACGAACCGCTCCAGATCCCGAGCCCCGACGAGTCACTGGAGGCGGGCGACCGCCTCGTCGTCCTCGCGGACTTCGACGTGCTGAGCGACGTCCGCCAGATCCTCGTCGGCGAGTCGGGCCGCGCCGCTGCCGGAGGTGTCTGA
- a CDS encoding tubulin/FtsZ family protein, translated as MKLAMIGFGQAGGKIVDKFLEYDDRTGSGIVRSAVAVNTAKADLMGLERVPQENRVLIGQSRVKGHGVGADNELGAEVAEEDIDEVQGAIDSIPVHEVDAFLIIAGMGGGTGSGGAPVLAKHLKRIYTEPVYGLGVLPGSDEGGIYTLNAARSFQTFVREVDNLLVFDNDAWRQSGESVEGGYAEINDEIVKRFGILFGAGEVGQGDEVAESVVDSSEIINTLSGGGVSTVGYAREEVENDNDGGGLLSRFTGGEDEGIDTAHTTNRITSLVRKAALGRLTLPCEIEGTERALLVMSGPPQHLNRKGIERGRKWLEEQTGSMEVRGGDYPVPSSNYVASVILLSGVNDVPRIKELQQVAIEAQDNIEEIREESEDNLESLVEDDEDELEPLF; from the coding sequence ATGAAACTAGCGATGATCGGATTCGGACAGGCCGGTGGAAAAATCGTCGATAAATTCCTGGAGTACGACGACCGGACGGGGAGCGGAATCGTCCGCTCGGCCGTCGCGGTCAACACGGCGAAGGCCGACCTGATGGGCCTCGAGCGCGTGCCGCAGGAGAACCGCGTGCTCATCGGTCAGTCCCGCGTCAAGGGTCACGGCGTCGGTGCCGACAACGAGCTCGGCGCCGAGGTGGCCGAAGAGGATATCGACGAAGTACAGGGCGCGATAGACAGCATCCCCGTCCACGAGGTGGACGCGTTTCTCATCATCGCGGGGATGGGCGGCGGGACCGGCAGCGGCGGGGCCCCCGTGCTCGCGAAGCATCTGAAGCGGATCTACACGGAACCCGTCTACGGTCTCGGGGTCCTCCCCGGCAGCGACGAGGGTGGCATCTACACCCTCAACGCCGCGCGGTCGTTCCAGACGTTCGTCCGCGAGGTCGACAATCTCCTCGTCTTCGACAACGACGCCTGGCGACAGTCCGGCGAGTCCGTCGAGGGCGGGTACGCGGAGATCAACGACGAGATCGTCAAGCGCTTCGGCATCCTCTTCGGCGCCGGCGAGGTCGGGCAGGGCGACGAGGTCGCCGAGAGCGTCGTCGACTCCAGCGAGATCATCAACACCCTCTCGGGCGGCGGCGTCTCCACCGTCGGCTACGCCCGCGAGGAGGTCGAGAACGACAACGACGGCGGCGGTCTCCTCTCCCGATTCACCGGGGGCGAAGACGAGGGGATCGATACCGCGCACACGACCAACCGAATCACCAGCCTGGTCCGCAAGGCCGCGCTCGGCCGGCTCACCCTCCCCTGCGAGATCGAGGGCACCGAGCGCGCCCTCCTCGTGATGTCCGGTCCGCCCCAGCACCTCAACCGCAAAGGGATAGAGCGCGGGCGGAAGTGGCTCGAAGAACAGACCGGTTCGATGGAGGTCCGGGGCGGCGACTACCCAGTTCCCAGTTCCAACTACGTCGCCAGCGTCATCCTGCTCTCCGGCGTGAACGACGTTCCGCGCATCAAGGAACTCCAGCAGGTCGCCATCGAGGCACAGGACAACATCGAGGAGATCCGAGAGGAAAGCGAAGACAACTTAGAGAGCCTAGTCGAAGATGACGAAGATGAACTCGAACCGCTATTCTAA
- the tmk gene encoding dTMP kinase: MLVTLEGLDGSGKTTVWEALHDAYPDATFTREPTETWYGDAVDRSVEDDDADPLAELFLYTADHAAHLADTVRPALAAGDLVVSDRYSDSRYAYQGATLEGEIKRPMEYVRGVHKPFTVEPDLTIYLDLDPQTAAERSGGTNKFERTEYLSRVRENYETLIELEPQRFVRIDATRSPEHVVDAAESAVADALDARR, encoded by the coding sequence ATGCTCGTAACGCTGGAGGGGTTAGACGGGAGCGGCAAGACCACGGTGTGGGAAGCCCTCCACGACGCGTACCCGGACGCGACGTTCACGCGCGAACCGACCGAGACGTGGTACGGCGACGCCGTCGATCGGTCCGTCGAGGACGACGACGCGGACCCGCTCGCCGAACTGTTCCTCTACACCGCCGACCACGCCGCCCACCTCGCCGACACCGTCCGCCCCGCGCTCGCGGCGGGCGATCTCGTCGTCTCCGACCGCTACTCCGACTCGCGGTACGCCTACCAGGGGGCCACGCTGGAGGGCGAGATAAAGCGGCCGATGGAGTACGTCCGCGGCGTCCACAAGCCGTTCACCGTCGAACCGGACCTGACGATCTACCTCGATCTCGACCCCCAGACCGCCGCGGAGCGAAGCGGCGGGACGAACAAGTTCGAGCGCACCGAGTACCTCTCGCGGGTGCGTGAGAACTACGAGACGCTGATCGAACTCGAACCCCAGCGCTTCGTCCGGATCGACGCGACGCGCTCGCCCGAGCACGTCGTAGACGCCGCGGAGTCGGCCGTCGCCGACGCGCTCGACGCTCGGCGGTGA
- the cofC gene encoding 2-phospho-L-lactate guanylyltransferase, with product MRTVVPFAADSPKTRLSDTLTPDERSAFARALLDDVLATVRAAGGEPTVLATAPVAVDAPVTVDDRSLSTAVNAVLADADCPVAVAMADLGIASAAALERLYGADGDVVIAPGRGGGTNALVVRHEGFRVDYHGVSYRDHREIAREAGASVAVVDSHRLATDVDERDDLAEVLLHGDGPARDWLVDAGFELDAGGGRVTVTR from the coding sequence ATGCGCACCGTCGTCCCGTTCGCGGCCGACTCCCCGAAGACACGGTTGAGCGACACGCTAACGCCCGACGAGCGGTCGGCGTTCGCCCGCGCGCTGCTCGACGACGTGCTGGCGACGGTGCGGGCCGCCGGCGGCGAGCCGACGGTGCTCGCGACGGCGCCCGTCGCGGTCGACGCACCGGTGACCGTCGACGACCGGTCGCTCTCGACCGCGGTCAACGCCGTCCTCGCGGACGCCGACTGCCCGGTCGCCGTCGCGATGGCCGACCTCGGCATCGCCTCCGCGGCGGCCCTGGAACGGCTCTACGGCGCGGACGGCGACGTGGTGATCGCACCGGGTCGCGGCGGCGGGACGAACGCGCTGGTCGTCCGCCACGAGGGCTTCCGCGTGGACTACCACGGCGTCTCCTACCGCGACCACCGCGAGATCGCCCGCGAGGCGGGTGCGAGCGTGGCGGTCGTGGACTCCCACCGCCTCGCGACCGACGTGGACGAGCGCGACGACCTCGCGGAGGTGCTCCTCCACGGCGACGGCCCCGCGCGCGACTGGCTGGTCGACGCGGGGTTCGAACTCGACGCCGGCGGCGGACGGGTGACCGTGACGCGGTGA
- a CDS encoding methyltransferase domain-containing protein, translated as MSDPFGRAVRDHERGDRTEPLVQCDGEERRGHPIEEFYFGAFDPDRADHAWVADRLDGPLLDMGAGAGRDALFFQERFETVAIEVSDHLVETMERRGVEDARRGDMFALCESFDRDRFRSALAYGTQLGLAGSMRGLREFLGDLAHVTTPDATAVVDCYDPDRPAARELLGFRDDPTPGLAHRAMWFEYGDETGAVLLFRLFSPDRLREAAAGTGWTVEEVRYGDEESSHYAAALAKQ; from the coding sequence ATGTCCGACCCATTCGGCCGTGCGGTCCGCGACCACGAGCGCGGCGACCGGACGGAACCGCTGGTTCAGTGCGACGGCGAGGAGCGGCGAGGGCACCCGATCGAGGAGTTCTACTTCGGAGCGTTCGACCCGGACCGCGCGGACCACGCGTGGGTAGCCGACCGGCTCGACGGCCCGCTGCTGGATATGGGCGCGGGGGCGGGCCGCGACGCGCTGTTCTTCCAGGAGCGGTTCGAGACGGTGGCGATCGAGGTGAGCGACCATCTCGTCGAGACGATGGAGCGCCGCGGCGTCGAGGACGCCCGGCGCGGCGATATGTTCGCTCTCTGCGAGTCGTTCGACCGCGACCGGTTTCGGTCGGCGCTCGCGTACGGCACGCAACTGGGGCTTGCGGGGTCGATGCGGGGGCTCCGCGAGTTCCTCGGGGACCTGGCGCACGTGACGACGCCGGACGCCACCGCCGTCGTCGACTGCTACGACCCCGATCGACCGGCTGCACGGGAACTGCTGGGCTTTCGCGACGACCCGACGCCCGGCCTCGCACACCGCGCGATGTGGTTCGAGTACGGGGACGAGACGGGCGCCGTTCTGCTGTTCCGGCTGTTCTCGCCCGACAGACTGCGCGAGGCGGCGGCCGGCACCGGGTGGACCGTCGAGGAGGTGCGCTACGGCGACGAGGAGTCGAGTCACTACGCGGCGGCGCTAGCGAAGCAGTAG
- a CDS encoding DUF5813 family protein — protein MTDEDTDAARDALAAHGAFEPREDDFACTTTPFDAVVDVDPAEGPRDGEFVVSVSMPTLSAAVESEDVADVVEDGWYETLELRLEDAFDVAQTTTTEPVDVGRDGDEVRVELTFTAWDAEQGVDDAKALIDFVEGTYVQGIIPGYDYGDPVAQLRQAARQRGERAAEDDDSTGGRGGTPL, from the coding sequence ATGACTGACGAGGACACCGACGCGGCGCGCGACGCGCTCGCGGCCCACGGCGCGTTCGAACCGCGCGAGGACGACTTCGCCTGCACGACGACCCCGTTCGACGCGGTCGTCGACGTCGATCCCGCCGAGGGGCCGCGCGACGGCGAGTTCGTCGTCTCCGTCTCGATGCCGACGCTCTCGGCCGCCGTCGAGAGCGAGGACGTCGCCGACGTCGTCGAGGACGGCTGGTACGAGACGCTGGAACTCCGCCTGGAGGACGCGTTCGACGTCGCCCAGACCACGACGACCGAGCCGGTCGACGTCGGACGCGACGGCGACGAGGTCCGCGTCGAACTGACCTTCACCGCGTGGGACGCCGAACAGGGCGTCGACGACGCGAAGGCCCTGATCGACTTCGTCGAGGGGACCTACGTCCAGGGGATAATCCCCGGCTACGACTACGGCGACCCGGTAGCACAGCTCCGGCAGGCCGCCCGCCAGCGCGGCGAGCGCGCCGCCGAGGACGACGACTCGACCGGCGGACGCGGCGGAACGCCGCTGTAG
- the cofG gene encoding 7,8-didemethyl-8-hydroxy-5-deazariboflavin synthase subunit CofG, with product MIPGADDYDIDISIADAAVEELLSVSPADVSPADELSFCRNVFVPLTTACRYTCTYCTYFDPPGEATLMSADEVRETLRQGADAGCTEALFTFGDDPDDRYEAIHAQLDEWGHDSIHEYLREVCEIALEEGLLPHANPGDQTYDEMATVAKVNASMGVMLETTAEVQAHGGPRAKNPGQRLNTIRNAGELGVPFTTGILLGVGEDWTDRAESLLAIRELHERYGHVQEIIVQPVAQNERWRGDTPGVETLRRAVAMARHCLPEEVSIQVPPNLAPAREVVDCGIDDLGGVSPVTDDHINPDYEWPALRELEAVADHAGVPLRERLPVYERYLPADLRTAGFDGDPAPGEWLSDRIRAALAADGPAGERYRSVLAGTSLAAD from the coding sequence ATGATACCCGGGGCCGACGACTACGACATCGATATCTCGATAGCCGACGCCGCCGTCGAGGAGCTGCTGTCCGTGTCCCCGGCCGACGTCTCGCCCGCGGACGAGCTCTCCTTCTGTCGGAACGTGTTCGTCCCGCTGACGACCGCCTGCCGGTACACCTGCACGTACTGCACCTACTTCGACCCGCCGGGGGAGGCGACGCTGATGAGCGCCGACGAGGTCCGCGAGACGCTGCGGCAGGGGGCCGACGCCGGCTGCACGGAGGCGCTTTTCACGTTCGGCGACGACCCCGACGACCGGTACGAGGCGATCCACGCGCAGCTCGACGAGTGGGGCCACGACTCCATCCACGAGTACCTCCGCGAGGTCTGCGAGATAGCGCTTGAGGAGGGCCTGCTCCCGCACGCCAACCCCGGCGACCAGACCTACGACGAGATGGCGACCGTCGCCAAGGTGAACGCGAGCATGGGCGTGATGCTCGAGACGACCGCCGAGGTGCAGGCCCACGGCGGCCCGCGGGCGAAAAACCCCGGGCAGCGGCTGAACACCATCCGCAACGCGGGCGAACTCGGCGTCCCGTTCACGACGGGCATCCTCCTCGGCGTCGGCGAGGACTGGACCGACCGCGCCGAGAGCCTGCTCGCCATCCGGGAGCTGCACGAGCGCTACGGCCACGTTCAGGAGATAATCGTCCAGCCGGTCGCCCAGAACGAGCGGTGGCGCGGCGACACGCCGGGCGTCGAGACGCTCCGGCGCGCCGTGGCGATGGCGCGGCACTGCCTGCCGGAGGAGGTGTCCATCCAGGTGCCGCCGAACCTCGCGCCCGCCCGCGAGGTGGTCGACTGCGGCATCGACGACCTCGGCGGCGTCTCGCCCGTCACCGACGACCATATCAACCCCGACTACGAGTGGCCGGCGCTGCGCGAACTGGAGGCCGTCGCCGACCACGCCGGCGTCCCGCTCCGCGAGCGCCTGCCCGTCTACGAGCGGTACCTCCCCGCCGACCTCCGGACCGCCGGCTTCGACGGCGACCCCGCGCCGGGCGAGTGGCTCTCCGACCGGATCCGGGCGGCGCTCGCCGCCGACGGCCCCGCCGGCGAGCGCTACCGGTCGGTCCTCGCCGGCACGTCGCTGGCCGCCGACTGA